GGATCAGGGGCAGTCCGGCCAACTGCTGCATATGGATGCGGGGGCCGGCAACGTCGGTAAGGGCAGGTGCCATAAACATGCCGATGTCGCGGGCGGTAAGCGTCCACCCGAGTTGCCGCAGCGTGGGAGGGTCGACGTCGGCGCCGGATATGGCCACAGAGTCCGCGGCAGCAGTTTCCACCGCTGCCAGGATTCCCTCCAAGTCCTTGCCCTTCCCGATGACAGGCAGCTGGAGGTCTTCTGGCCAGGACTCAGTAGCATCGGAGGTGGTCAGATACGCTGCAACAGGCTGATAACCCGCAGCTGGATAGGCCCCGAGTTGCCGAGCAAGATGGGCTGCACTTTGGGCCCCTCCAACCACAAGGACACGGCGCAGATGCTGGCCGGACTTCCGCCGATGAATCAAGTCTTTCCGCAAGGCCCAACGGCCGATGAGCAGGCTTATGATGCCCAACGGCAGGGCCACCGCCACGTAGCCTCTGGCTGTATCAAGCTGGAACACGTACGAGACGAGGGCTATGCCTCCGAACAACCATAGTGAGGCTGTGGTCACCCTCCGGTACTCCTCAGTGCCGAAGCCCTGTATTCGAGGTTGTCGGGTCCCTAGGGCGCCCAGGCCAACCCACCATAAGACGTCAAGAACCACACTAACCAGAGGATAAGGCGTCGCCACCGACCCAATGTCCAAAGATTGGCCATCCAGTCCGAAGCGAAGGAGCTCGGCGATAGCAACAGCCCAGGTGATGCAAAGAAAATCAACGAGCAGCACCCTCACCCGTCCGTCGTGCTCAAGCACGTCCAGCTTGTCATTGGCCTGCCGTGAAGGGCTCACACTGTGGGTGGGTTTATTCATCAATGTCAACACCAAAGAATCTCATGAGGCTAGCTGATAGTTCCGGTAGAAGTGAGGTCCCGGGTTCCGTTTGAACCACCACTGCAGGAGCCCAAACGGGCATGTACACGCTGCACCATTGCCAACGGAAAGACGCCTGAAGACGCAAGGGAGGTTGCCATAGTGGCCTCTCGTACTCGGTGATTCCGTACTTCTGACAACAGCGGGGTTGCTCCGCCTGTCTGATTATGGAAGGGCCCGCGACACGAGGCGATCTGACTGCTCCCAAAGTACTAGGGGTGGGGAACCAAGGTCAGTGTGGTCACGGCGCGCTTTTGCCCCTAGCTCCAACACTGAGCCCGCGCATTAGGGGCCACTGATAGGGCGCCGGAGCGGGCTAGTTTACTCATGTGTCAGATCAACATCACCTTACGGCTGGCGCGGGAGAAACCTGGGCTTGTGCATCGAACGGGGGCAAATTGGGAGCTGTTGCATACACCTTTGATGTCGATTTCGTCCACAGAAATCCGATCCTCTCCACGGCAATAATGTCCGAGTGGAAGACCAGTACCGAAGCCGCAACGCTGGGGAAGTTCTATAGCTCGTGGTCAGCCTTTTCGCTTGATCACCCAAGAGCTGCTCACTGGATAGCCCTGGATGCTTTTTTTGATGATGAGGTGCCCCTTCCACTTAAGGTTCGCACCATCGCGGCAACCGGCCGACGCTGCATTGTGTTGGGAAGGGTTAGCCCGGTTCAACGATCTGCGCTATCCGCAGAGGGTGCCGTTGCAATTCTGGATGATGACTGGACAGCTGCTGAGATTCCCGGGCAGATTGAAGCCATTGTGGTTGGGGCAGTACCCGTCCTTCCAGCACAGTCAAGCATCGGAAGTAGGCTCACCGACCGTGAAATCCAAGTACTGGAGCTCTTCGCGCAACGCAGGGCTTTGACAGCTTCGTCTTTGGCCGCAGCACTTGGACTCCGTACCACCACCGTGCGAGGTCATCTCTTCCGCGGGCGTAGGAAGCTCACTGCGGCCGGCCTCAAGTGTGCCACGCGTGGAGAACTTGCCAACGCACTTCAGGAAATTGGGTACAGCCACACGGACGCTCAGTGGCATGCCGCTGGGAGATGGTGAACCAGCAAGGGACGCTGGTGAGCCATGACAATGGCGAACAATCGACATGGTTCCCTGGTGGAGCTCAAGGTCGGCTTCCAGATGTGCGCACTGATCGCAACAGGCGGTAACAACCTGCCACTTAGATGTCTGGCCATCTACCCTTAGACCGTCGCAGCAGCCTAACCGATCTCAGGATTCCTTTGAGGCGCTTTCCGTCGTTTCCGTCGGAAGGTGTGACCGATATGTTGTTCTCAGTGGAGCCATCCGCAAAGTCAACCCGAGGCATAGCCCTGTAGGTTCTGCTTGCCAGCACCGTATTTTCGCCCCTTCGAATTGCGGCCGTCTACTCGTCAGTGGGACGGAGGCACCGATCGCGGCGCCGGCATTCGCAACTCGACCCACTTGCCATTCAAATGCCGCGGCTGGGTTGGGGACCCTGTCAGGCATCCACTCGAGCCGGTCCCTGCGGCCGGAAACCTGTTAGGACGGCCTCGTCGGATGCTTCAGGCAGCTGCGGGTCACAGCGGAGGCTATCGCCAACTACGAGCAATCAGATGTGCGGTGACACGCTGATGGTGCAGCAGCTTCATCGGATCAGTGCTGGATGTCAGCGCAAAGCCGCTGAGAGGAATGCGCTTGGAAGGGCGTCGCGTAGACAATCCCGCGGCAGGGGTCTTCAGGACTCGCGGATCTACGGCAATAGCAGCGAGTAGCGGCATCGGCTCTTGGGCGGCGGAGTCCTTAATGCATTTCAGCTATGCCCTGGCGGAATCCAGGCTGAGGGGAACTTATGGGCTGATGTGGGCGGCTGATTAAGAATGCGCGCAGTAAAATCCACATGGCTTGATGGTGCGGAATAGCGGACTGCACATGGCCCGCGTTCGCGGGGTCGAACTTCCCATCCGGCGCGAATACCGAGACTCGGACCGGTGGGTGGAGAACGCGACCCACGGGTTCGACACGTGGGGGGAACCCGTAGGTACGCTCTCTTCCAATTCAGGGGCAATAACTATCCCCTTGACCCGGCATGGTCAATTGAAAGCGTCCACTGACCAAACCGGGGGACTATCGTTTCAACTTCTAGTCGCTTGAGTTCAGAACTACCTTGATGACAGACACCGTGGTGGTGCCGTTGTAGGTCACCGTCACGGTCATGGTAGCGGTAGATGGCACTTCATCAGAGCTCAGGTTCTGTGTACTCACTGCAAAGAGTGCAACACCATCAGCGCCCGTGACACTCGAGGCATTCCGGCTCTGATCTTCCTCGGGGCCGTCATTATCCGGCGCCGGGTACTCGTAGATACCCAGGACGTCGCCGTCCTCATTCTGACCTGAGACCTGAACGGTGACGCTGGCCCCGACAATGGGGTTGCCGTTTGCGTCCGTTACCGTGACGGGGAAGTCGTACGCCCTTTGATCCGCATCTTCTTCATTGCTCCCATAGTGGTGGTCACCCTTCCAATCAGTGATGACGGTTCCGGGTCCAGGCGTCACTACGACAGGAGCGAGTGAGGCGGCGACCGCCGGAGTTGCGGCAGCTACTGCAATCAGTGGAATGCTCCAAGCCGTGCCGATAACAACCTTACGTCGGTTGATATCCGGATTTTTTATCTTGCCTTTATCCAAGGTCATCGTTTGCTCCTTCAAGCCAGTCAGCGCGCTAGCCGACTGAAGTAAATTTGAGGTGGAAATATCGGTGCAAACGGAACTTATCATTGTGCTCATTTGGCACAGTTTTCACTGCTTGGAATGTACTACACGATGTTCTGCCGAATAACGCACAACTGCTCCCGGCGTCGTTCCGGCTTAGCGGCCGCCCTCGGCACCGCCACAACATGCGAGGGGGTTACCCGCCGGGCCCAACCACTAGGCGGCTATCAGAAGGCCATGGGCCTGAAGTTCCTCCACACTACTCAGCAAATGGGACTCGTAACCGGTTGGGAGTCCTATCCGGGGCGCGATCCGCATGGCAAGGCCGTCGATGTCGCAGGGAGTTGCGAGTGCGTGCCAGATCGCTGGCCCTACACCGGATAGCCGGACTACCCCTTCGCCGGTCATGACAATCAGTTCTGATCCATCTCCATCTGCCAGCGGAATCTCAACGGCGTCTACCAGCTCGGCTCTCTTGAGAAGCGCGGGGCGATCACCGTCGTCGCACCCATGTTGTTCGGGCGGCTGCGTCCCCTCCCCCAGGACTGACGTCCACGTCTTGGAGATGGCTGGCCGCTCAAGGAGCGCGGGCAAAAGGACTGCCAAGTCTCCCGCCTCGCGGTAAGTCACCCTGACAGCGCCACCCGTGGCGTCAAGGATCTCGCAAAGACGTCTCAGCGGCTGGTGGACGTCACTCAACGATGAGGTGTGCGGTGCCAATTCGATAATCGCTTCCGCATGACCCAGCGCGGTGACCGTGGGCACGCTGGCGTCCGGATTTCGGTCCAACAGGACCACTGACGCCAGCGTCGGCTTGGCCGGCGCCACGAGTAACCCAAGTTCGTCGGGGCCGATCTGATGCTTGGGAGCGGCCAGATCTTCGACTATCACGGAGAGTGGCTTCGCGTACGGAACGATCACGTCCGAGCCATCAACAGCAACGGTCTCATCTGTGACGTAGCCCAGAGCAGCGCCGAGGCGTCTTGTCGCGGTGGTCTTTCCCATGCCCGAACGGCCTACGAGGGCAACGGAACGGCCGGTTTTCCGATCAGCCAGTGCCGCGGCATGCAACATGACCAAGTCACCCCGGCCGGCGGTGATGCCCGCTAAGGTAACGGCGCTTGTCAGTTCCGATGCGAATTCCTTGAATGTACGGCCGGTTACGATGGCGGCGCCAACAGCCGAGGAGACCGTTGCCCGAAATGGACGTTCTCCCGAGTGGGCCAAAGCTGCCGTCGGGATTTTCTCGGGACGCGGCATCGACTCGCCCGGAAGATCGAGGCAGCGGGACCAGGCACGCCGCAGCTCCGTTTGAAGGTCCTCGGTCACTCCCGCATGCAGCACCACGGAGACCTCTGCCCCCAGGACACGGAGACTTAATTCCCCCTGTATCGCATCCTTGGCTTGTTTTCCTGCCAACTCGACCCCTGCAATTATTTCGTGATTGCTCTCCGCCGACCCTGTAGTCATCGTGGTCCTCCTCTTCCTGGAAGTGGCCCTTTACTGAGGGCTTCTGCCCAGAGACCACTTACGGCGCACGCGCGGCGCAGTCAAACAGTACATCGGCCTCTTTGATTGCTTGCAATCAATATCACCAAATGATGCTGGCTGCATGGAAATCACTCAGCAAGGGCATTAGTCGGGACCACGTAGAAGCGGAAGGAACCTTCCACTGATAGACGGTATGGGCCGCATATAGTCAGGTTCTGGATTCAATCAAACGGCTTGCTACTTTAATTTCCAAAAGGGCACACATTTTTCCAGTGCAGCTTTTAGTTCACATAGATCAAATCAAGACAAGCATGTCCTTCAGCGAACCAGGGTAAATCTAGCCGACCAGGTTTTCGGCCGCGACGTCCATGTGAGCGATGATCGTCTCCCGCGCTTTCGCAGCGTTCCCGGTCTCAATGGCGGCCACAATGTCGTGATGCCGCCCGACGCTCATGTTCCGGGTGGCGCGTTCCAACCCGGCGAACATGATGGACATCCGGATGGAGCCCTCCAGTGATTCCCACGAGTGCAGGAGGGTTTCGTTTCCGGACAGGCGGCAGAGCGTGCGGTGGAACTCCAGGTCGGATTCGATCCGCTCCTCCAGCGAGGACTTGGAAGCCTTTTCCATAGTGTCGACGGCGGCACGCAACTCTGCGAGCGCGGCGTCCTTGTCCGGCATGTCACTGAGGGTCCTGGCGGCCAACGATTCCAGAACCCCGCGGACTGCGAAGATGTCCCGGATTTCCTTGACGTCCAGATGCCGGACGGACATACGGCCCCGTGCTCCCGCGGAGATCAGACCTTCTTGTTCCAGCTGGCGCAGGGCTTCACGGAGGGTGCCGCGGCTGATTTGCA
This genomic interval from Paenarthrobacter aurescens TC1 contains the following:
- a CDS encoding putative glucosyltransferase (identified by match to protein family HMM PF02397; match to protein family HMM TIGR03025) codes for the protein MLTLMNKPTHSVSPSRQANDKLDVLEHDGRVRVLLVDFLCITWAVAIAELLRFGLDGQSLDIGSVATPYPLVSVVLDVLWWVGLGALGTRQPRIQGFGTEEYRRVTTASLWLFGGIALVSYVFQLDTARGYVAVALPLGIISLLIGRWALRKDLIHRRKSGQHLRRVLVVGGAQSAAHLARQLGAYPAAGYQPVAAYLTTSDATESWPEDLQLPVIGKGKDLEGILAAVETAAADSVAISGADVDPPTLRQLGWTLTARDIGMFMAPALTDVAGPRIHMQQLAGLPLIHVTTPNLEGLKAVAKRGFDICASLALLIILAIPMCVVAMLVKLDSSGAAMFRQTRIGRSGEVFSMLKFRSMVVDAEQQLARLTELNQGNGVLFKMKDDPRVTKVGRFIRRYSIDELPQLFNVLMGDMSLVGPRPPLPVEVETYDEFAHRRLLVKPGLTGPWQVSGRSDLSWDDSIRLDLYYVENWSMFQDMIYLLRTVRAVFAKDGAY
- a CDS encoding hypothetical protein (identified by Glimmer2; putative) — its product is MSDQHHLTAGAGETWACASNGGKLGAVAYTFDVDFVHRNPILSTAIMSEWKTSTEAATLGKFYSSWSAFSLDHPRAAHWIALDAFFDDEVPLPLKVRTIAATGRRCIVLGRVSPVQRSALSAEGAVAILDDDWTAAEIPGQIEAIVVGAVPVLPAQSSIGSRLTDREIQVLELFAQRRALTASSLAAALGLRTTTVRGHLFRGRRKLTAAGLKCATRGELANALQEIGYSHTDAQWHAAGRW
- a CDS encoding putative Tat pathway signal sequence domain protein: MTLDKGKIKNPDINRRKVVIGTAWSIPLIAVAAATPAVAASLAPVVVTPGPGTVITDWKGDHHYGSNEEDADQRAYDFPVTVTDANGNPIVGASVTVQVSGQNEDGDVLGIYEYPAPDNDGPEEDQSRNASSVTGADGVALFAVSTQNLSSDEVPSTATMTVTVTYNGTTTVSVIKVVLNSSD
- a CDS encoding hypothetical protein (identified by Glimmer2; putative), whose protein sequence is MTTGSAESNHEIIAGVELAGKQAKDAIQGELSLRVLGAEVSVVLHAGVTEDLQTELRRAWSRCLDLPGESMPRPEKIPTAALAHSGERPFRATVSSAVGAAIVTGRTFKEFASELTSAVTLAGITAGRGDLVMLHAAALADRKTGRSVALVGRSGMGKTTATRRLGAALGYVTDETVAVDGSDVIVPYAKPLSVIVEDLAAPKHQIGPDELGLLVAPAKPTLASVVLLDRNPDASVPTVTALGHAEAIIELAPHTSSLSDVHQPLRRLCEILDATGGAVRVTYREAGDLAVLLPALLERPAISKTWTSVLGEGTQPPEQHGCDDGDRPALLKRAELVDAVEIPLADGDGSELIVMTGEGVVRLSGVGPAIWHALATPCDIDGLAMRIAPRIGLPTGYESHLLSSVEELQAHGLLIAA
- a CDS encoding transcriptional regulator, GntR family (identified by match to protein family HMM PF00392; match to protein family HMM PF07729); this translates as MATASLLGLEKKSLREQALAALRTAITSGELEPGRHLVETELSDMLQISRGTLREALRQLEQEGLISAGARGRMSVRHLDVKEIRDIFAVRGVLESLAARTLSDMPDKDAALAELRAAVDTMEKASKSSLEERIESDLEFHRTLCRLSGNETLLHSWESLEGSIRMSIMFAGLERATRNMSVGRHHDIVAAIETGNAAKARETIIAHMDVAAENLVG